AAAGGAGGTGATAAAATTGATAAACTCAATTTTTGATTAATAgtcttaatatatgtaattttacatacggaagaaactttaaaagtataaaacaaagaaagacAGAGTCCAGAGGTTCCCAGACTAGAATATTCTTTTCCGGAATCCCATTTGTGATTATTTAAGATCCACCATACATATCTAAATGGCTTAATGgtttaatgaattaaaacaatgattttatatataaatacaagtgtccaaaaaattgtattactttGTATCATTAAcgtaaaattacttatatttgttattattacttatatcctagaaaaaataatatcgatttaaaatagaatattattgatAGAGCCTTGCCTAAATGATCTATTTCAATTATCGTTAATCggctattatattaattgaagtgattcaattcaaaataaatgattaatgtatttttagtaagacatatgttgtataaaataactaatatttatgcATTTTCTTTCTTATAATGAAAGCAAATTCGGTGAGTAAAATAATTgacaaataatgtaaaaataattgacaaaTAATGTTTACgttggtaaatatttattatggaaataaaaaaagttatatttataattcatcctttttatttcctttttcaGATATCACACCTTCATGAGCCCTCTTTTCCCATTTGTTAATAAAGTTATCCCAGAACGTAAACTTTCTTTGCCATAAATTCTTTTTCACTTGAAACTTCCTGCCAATGAGTAAGTATtcttttgttttcaaattataaggAGTCCACTCAATATCGTTCAATGGATTTTTGTTCTCAGGAGTTGGGTTTctggaaaaaaatatagttacattttaattaaattaaaatatagatatagtctatataatatgtaaattttctgattacaaataaatatatgtcaaaaCAAATCTCATTTTGCttcttcatttttaaatacattaagtttattaattatttttttttaagcataagaagttaaataatttaagtttcgaATCTGAAGATGATTTACgcggtataaatatataatataatttcccGAACgtcacattaattaaaaagttttggtGTAGTACAGTATTAAGTTACATAAATTACTAagacttataattattaaattaaagattaatgTTTTCAAATCAATGTTTTCAACAATTAACGTTttgtaacttatattatatttgataagatatttttaaaataagattctagtgGTCTAATTTCCGAAAGACAATCGTCGTATTGAAAAACATACCCATATTTCACAAAGTTTGCCCATAACTTTATCATTTTCTTTTGTACTATCATTTCTTGTGATTTCAAACGTTTATGCTTTGCATATTTATCTTTCAAGCTTGGACATCGGAATAAATAACACAGTTCATCTCCTGTCGCCGCCCCCCAAGTACCGTCTTCAACTACTGACATCgccaataaatcatttttattctcATTCAAATCGCTGTAAAAGTCAAAGTGATAGTAATAAACTGGGCTCGACGATAAATTAGCATACGTTTTTGCCGTCATATCCATAGAATAAGAATGTAGATCCCCGAGATAAGTCACATACTCTGGAGTACTTTTTATGGTTACCTTgccttctttaaaataaaatttctttatatcaTCTATGGCGTCGTAGTAACTTTCTGAAAGAGGATCAAATCTAAACTTCATTCGCAAGGGCATTAAAAATGGAAAATCTTTTTCTACGAATTTGAGGTAATGTGGTTGTGTGAGGTACTTATAAGAACCCGCCAATCCTTCTCGAGAGTTGAATCCGATCATGATAggtatatttatgttttcgtAGGAATTTTCAGGATATTCCGTTATAAGTCCATCCACGTCGCTTTCGACGATTGGACCGAATGATAGTATACTTCTCTGAGTTTCTTTGAAATAATCGGGTGGCGAAGCTCTTAGTTCCACGTTAAATAACTTTGAAGCGGGTATATCATTCAATTCTTGCAAAACCCGACTGCTATTTGAGCTggatatttctaataaattagcGAGTTCGAAGGCTCTCTCGCGGGCGTTTTCTTGCAGATATGCAGGATTTAGTGACGTGCCACTTTGAAGTATCGctgagtgaaaatattttttcgctTTAGAACGGATAAGGAAATTAACTGCTACAGCTCCTCCTTGGGCACCCAATAAAGTTACTTTTTCGGGATCACCTccgaatttttttatattatttgatatccAATCTAACGCTGCTACGATGTCTTTTAATCCTGCATTACCTGGTAAAGTATTGTCTTCAAATGATAAGAATCCAAATACGGCCAGTCGATGACTTATTGTCACAACTACTAAATCCTCTTCTATAAAGAAGTCTGGAGCGTAGtctttagttttattgtatGAGTTTTTAAGCCGTTCACTGTATAAAAATACGACAACAGGTCGTTTATTTTCATCTACGGCTGGAGTAAATATGTCGAGGTATAGACAGTCTTCAATACCATATTGACCTAAAGATTGACCTTTGCGAAAGTTGGTGTTGAACTGTACACAAGCTGGTTTTACTTTTGTAGCCTGTAATACGCCATCCCATGGTTCCATTGTTTGTGGTGCCTggaaacaaataattatgtttatgtacTTTACATATAGtgttcattgatttttttataatataaaggctAAGTTATCGATTGTTAGTTTATATGAAATGTTCCGATTATCTGTAGTCGATTGATTTAACAATTGTTCTTCACGAATTAAAAGAGTATTCATAGATACCACGTCttcttattatcatattttaacttCTTTATTACCAGTCGACGTCTCCAACGCTTTTGGACAGCGGACTTTTAATAACGTTAAAAcatcaacattaaaaaaattagttaaatgtacctacatttaataaaaaataaaacagtatttcaaaagttgaaaaaaaaactatttttttatatttgtaaaacaaaatactgAACTTCATAGGAAAGCCAAAAGTTTTGTTATTTCCTATATACAATATGAATTTAGGTatagtataacttaaaaataattatttaattcataatcaaattaaaaatactgtaGTAATCATGACATCGGAATAGTAGAAGAATGCAAGCAGCATTTTAGTGTTCATTCCGATTTTCTTGAACCAACCCTCCagccaccagtaaaagtaataAGACCGggattaataactttaaaataattcaatgaaGATAATCAAAGAACTAAGCACGTACCTTAAATCTGAGATCTCTTACAGGTGGAGCCGCAAATGGTATTCCCATAAAACCATGGTATTTTCTATCTTCAAAAATCGA
This genomic stretch from Nymphalis io chromosome 17, ilAglIoxx1.1, whole genome shotgun sequence harbors:
- the LOC126774714 gene encoding esterase FE4-like; this translates as MDKIIGIFVLLSTSVFVLANIEVETTHGRVAGRDFKSIFEDRKYHGFMGIPFAAPPVRDLRFKAPQTMEPWDGVLQATKVKPACVQFNTNFRKGQSLGQYGIEDCLYLDIFTPAVDENKRPVVVFLYSERLKNSYNKTKDYAPDFFIEEDLVVVTISHRLAVFGFLSFEDNTLPGNAGLKDIVAALDWISNNIKKFGGDPEKVTLLGAQGGAVAVNFLIRSKAKKYFHSAILQSGTSLNPAYLQENARERAFELANLLEISSSNSSRVLQELNDIPASKLFNVELRASPPDYFKETQRSILSFGPIVESDVDGLITEYPENSYENINIPIMIGFNSREGLAGSYKYLTQPHYLKFVEKDFPFLMPLRMKFRFDPLSESYYDAIDDIKKFYFKEGKVTIKSTPEYVTYLGDLHSYSMDMTAKTYANLSSSPVYYYHFDFYSDLNENKNDLLAMSVVEDGTWGAATGDELCYLFRCPSLKDKYAKHKRLKSQEMIVQKKMIKLWANFVKYGNPTPENKNPLNDIEWTPYNLKTKEYLLIGRKFQVKKNLWQRKFTFWDNFINKWEKRAHEAD